One Exiguobacterium sp. BMC-KP genomic window, CAAGGAGACTTGATGAAGGAATTGAGTGAACCCGTCGAGTTGATCGTCGCAAACATCTTAGCGGAAGTCATTCTCCTCTTCGTTAAGGATGCCTATACATTGACGTTACCAGGTGGACATTTCATCGCTTCCGGTATCATCAGTCAGAAGAAAGATATGGTCGTCCAAGCAATGCAAGAAGCAGGCTTTACGATCGTCGAGACGACGAAGCTTGAAGACTGGGTCGCGATCATCGCAAAACGGGAGGCGTAAACGCATGCAACGGTATTTCGTCGAGCCCTCGGTGCGTCAGGGAGATGTCTTTCATCTCCCAAAAGACGACGCACATCATATGAAAAACGTCATGCGGATGGAAGTCGGCGGAGAGATTCTCGTGCTTGATGGAACAGGTCTTTACCGGTGCCGCCTTGAAGCACTCGATAAACAGGCGGCTTCTGCCCGGATCGAAGAGACTCTACCGATCGAGACGGAGCTACCGATTCGTGTGACGATTGCCCATGGATTACCAAAAGGCGATAAAATCGAACTCGTTGCGCAAAAAGCAACGGAACTCGGAATCCATCATTTGCGGATTTTCGAAGCTGATCGTTCCGTCTCGAAATGGGATCAGAAGAAGGTTCCGAAAAAGATTGAACGACTCGAAAAAATCGTCAAGGAAGCAGCGGAACAATCGTACCGTGCCCACTTGCCGACGGTCGACTTCGTGACGTATGATGAAGTCTTACAGGATGCATCGAACTACACGGCTTGTCTGGTTGCCTATGAAGAATCAGCGAAACAAGGGGAGGCTTCTGTTCTCGCTACGACGCTTGCTAGGCTACAAGAAGGAGATTCTCTTCTTGTTGTCATCGGACCTGAAGGTGGGTTCGCGGAAGCAGAAATCGCACGTTTAGCGGAAGCTGGTTTTAAACAAGCCGCTCTAGGGCGCCGCATCTTACGGACGGAAACGGCACCATTTTATGTCCTTTCCGCCGTCTCGTATCATTTTGAATTGAAAGGGTGAACGAAATGGCAACTGTTGCCTTTCAAACGCTTGGCTGTAAAGTCAACCACTACGAAACAGAAGCTGTCTGGCAACTGTTCAAGGACGCTGGCTACGCACGCGTTGATTTTGCTGATCATGCGGACGTTTATGTCGTCAATACATGTACGGTTACGAATACCGGAGATAAGAAAAGTCGTCAAGTCATCCGACGGGCGATTCGCCAAAATCCGGATAGTGTCATCTGCGTAACGGGCTGTTATGCCCAAACATCTCCTGCTGAAATCATGGCGATTCCTGGCGTCGATGTC contains:
- a CDS encoding 16S rRNA (uracil(1498)-N(3))-methyltransferase; the encoded protein is MQRYFVEPSVRQGDVFHLPKDDAHHMKNVMRMEVGGEILVLDGTGLYRCRLEALDKQAASARIEETLPIETELPIRVTIAHGLPKGDKIELVAQKATELGIHHLRIFEADRSVSKWDQKKVPKKIERLEKIVKEAAEQSYRAHLPTVDFVTYDEVLQDASNYTACLVAYEESAKQGEASVLATTLARLQEGDSLLVVIGPEGGFAEAEIARLAEAGFKQAALGRRILRTETAPFYVLSAVSYHFELKG